A part of Candidatus Melainabacteria bacterium genomic DNA contains:
- a CDS encoding type II toxin-antitoxin system Phd/YefM family antitoxin — MKELNMSEVREKLADIIEEIKMTNHSVIIEKYNKPQAAIIPYSEYEKFEEWELQKESELMKKLLKKDTGIRYNWEDVKKEIFENVPAKSFRKSPKVSKKVK; from the coding sequence ATGAAAGAACTTAACATGTCAGAAGTACGAGAAAAGCTGGCTGATATTATAGAAGAGATCAAGATGACTAACCATAGTGTAATTATTGAAAAATATAATAAGCCTCAAGCTGCAATAATACCTTATTCCGAGTATGAAAAGTTTGAAGAATGGGAATTACAAAAAGAGTCTGAATTAATGAAAAAGCTTTTAAAGAAAGATACCGGTATTAGATATAATTGGGAAGATGTAAAGAAAGAAATATTTGAAAATGTACCAGCTAAATCTTTTAGAAAATCCCCAAAAGTTTCTAAAAAAGTTAAATGA